GCAGGCGATTGCCGGGGAATGGAACGCGGTTGCCGGAAAGATCGTCCCGCGATCCATGCCCATGACGCAATTCGCCGCCACCAGCCTGGATATCACGGCGGCGCAAAGACCCGTGATCATCGATCAAGTCGCCGCCTATGCGGAAACCGACATGCTGTGTTATCGCGCCGTGGAGCCGCCCGCGCTCGTCGAACGGCAGCATGAAATCTGGCAGCCCTATCTCGATTGGGCGGCCGTTCAATTCGGCGCTTCCCTCAAGACCGCGACCGGCATCGGCCATGTGCCGCAGGATACGTCTGCCGTGGGCGCATTACGGCAAGCTATCGAAGCTCTCGACGATTTCCGCCTGACGGCTTTGCAGAATGCGGCCAGCGCGACCGGCTCGCTTATCCTGGGCTTCGCGCTCACGCAGCATTGGCGCGGCGTGGAGGATATTTTTGCCGCCGCCGAACTCGATGCCGATTATCAGGCGGAAAAATGGGGCGGCGACGA
This genomic interval from Alphaproteobacteria bacterium contains the following:
- a CDS encoding ATP12 family protein, which encodes MRRFWKIASVIPLPEGYGIALDGKVLKTPIGHDYLCPTETLAQAIAGEWNAVAGKIVPRSMPMTQFAATSLDITAAQRPVIIDQVAAYAETDMLCYRAVEPPALVERQHEIWQPYLDWAAVQFGASLKTATGIGHVPQDTSAVGALRQAIEALDDFRLTALQNAASATGSLILGFALTQHWRGVEDIFAAAELDADYQAEKWGGDDETRARQEAVKAELSAIARFAGLIE